TGAAAATGGCGGATAACGAagatctgttttcttttttttttcttctttttttttcttttttttttttctttttttttcttttaaacttgCGAATCGATAATGATCggttttaacattgatttcttttttttttttttttcttttttttccctttattatttttcttgctcAGCCATTCCGCCAGGCACTCCCGACTTTCACGCCGCTCTCTCTCACGctcattcttctttcgtcCTCTTTTTCGCAGTCCTCGGCATCATCTCGTAGATCCTTTAAAGTTTATTCTCGTTAAACCATAAAGCGCGTAAGGTGTACGAATTAGAATCCACGAGACGAGGCTTTCTTCgaggaataattttttttctcaatgttTTCCTCTTCGTACCTCTCTTGTTTCCCCcccactctctccctctctctctctctctctctctctttttttctcttttttctttatttttattcgacgaCTTCCGCTTATTCGCTCGCTCGACAAAGTGAccttatctcttttatattccCTCTTGATTTCTCCGCATCGTATATTTCGTCGAACGTTCGAATTGGCAGATATGACgtattaacgattaattagACCCTTCGCTACGTGTGTTTGCCGCGTATTGTTAACGTGACGATCGTTATATCGGAGGACTCTTGAGAAATAATCAATCGCTCGTTCGATAAACAATTTCAGATCGAAGTTCCTGACGGGGGGTATCGCACTTtcgagtttctttcttttccattcctCGAGACCCAATTGTTTTCAGGAGCTTCGATCTTTTTTGATTCTTCTTGCGTTTCATCTCGAGGAAACGCAAGAAAAATCGTTTTGTCGTCCCGAGGGTTTCGATCGATAACGAAAGTCTACTACGAGTCTCATCTTCCGTCCGATCCTTGGCAGCCAAACGTACTTTCAGCGATCGGGTTACACGCGCAAAGGAAAGAGCACTATTACCGGCAAACGATCCCAAATTGGATCATAAAACGTATTCCCTACGGTCGAATCAACGTCGAAGTTTATACGGCGAAATATTTCTCACTCTCACGAAATATAAATCGTGTAgagatcgaagagaaaaaagttgtCAAAATCGCTCGTGGACTTCGAATCTTCTGACGTGGACAAAAAGTTTGTCTCGCGCCAAAGCGGAGATTCGTTCCTATCCTATGTTCAACGCTAAAATCTTTTCTCGGCAACCCAATTTCGAAATTCTTTCTCCTCCGAGTGCCGCTTTCGCTATTCTCTCCTCcttccctcttccttcttttctttttttctttttattttttattttttttttgatcgttcCGGGCTACCGAtcaattttcttctcattcGTTCAACCATCACGATCGAATCTTACGCGCTGATTCGACTCGTTAACGCTATCACAAAAGTTTTAACACGACTATAGACGCGTAAGAGCACATAGACGAACTTTTAGGACGGTCAAGCGTCGCTCGAATTAAATTGCTCTCTTACtcctaactctctctctctctctctctctctctctctctctgtctttctttctctcgaaattCGTACCGCGACTCTCGGGAATCGACGTGGATCTTGGTCGATTGGACCAAGGGGAGCGGATCGAGGGCTTTCAAcgtttttcgatcgatcgatccttctCGAAACAGGTCTATGGAtcgttcgaaaataaattgacTTTTGGAACGCCGATAAGAAGATGTTTATAAAAGTTAGTCGATTAATTTCGATCGACGAAAAAAGCGCATATTTTGCCTCTTTCGAGTCCGCTGCCCGCTTTGGCTTCatcgagaaaacgaaaaaaccaACGAACGACGGTGGCTTCACCGTCGTCGTACGAGAACGTAAGAATTCGCGACACTTAAGAGCTACAATAGACGTTGGTACAAAAATTCAATGCTGCCTACGACGTTATAGTTTATGTACCCTAGACGACATGTgttgtttgtatgtatgtttacGTGTATCTCTGTGTATCGTGTATGCGTACATgtgtgtttatttatttctcctcTTCGCCGTTACCATCTCATTTCGCGTTATctcatgtttctctctctctcgttcgctcgcttgctctcttacacacacatatactgctttcatttcttcttcgtcgttaaCAAAGGAGCGACGAGGACGAGCACGTCACGAGTTTCCTTCTTCCACCCGGCGAGGGGAGGCCGCGCGAAAAACGCGAAACGGAGCTGCGCGTGTTTTAATTGTGGCCTCGAGGTGCTGTTGCTGctaccacctcctcctcctctctatttcttttatctccaaAGTCTACGAAGAGTGGCCTCGCGAGGCGcgggaagaaggaaaagaagatacAAGAAGTTGTCCCCAGTCGCCCCTTTTTATTCGAAAGTGCGTCATTCGACCAACGCCTTGTCGCGTCAGTCCAACGAACCtctcgctatctctctctctctctctctctctctctctctctctctctctctctctttctctctatctttctctccttatCTATCTTTCAACCGCTCGTTTGCACATTCAACGAACGCACGCTTATTCGCGACACGTTTAcccatttttttattcctcttgtACGCAAGACATTCACCCATTCAAGCACGCAAGTACACGCACTCGCTCGCAGAGGCACTCGCGCACGCTCTCATCTTATTATATCAGACAATATATCTTCATTTATATCCGTTTAAGTCTTACGCTAGGCGTTAATTAGTGTTACATCTAGTCGCGTGTGGCCGGCCCGTGCTATCCTCGGACCCTTTTTATCCGATTGAGGATAAACGCGTCCTACCGTTCTCGTCCTTTCTTCACCCTcccttcttccctctctctctctctctctgcctctctgaCGCAATCGCGCACACGAAGAAACATGCGCGCAAATGTGTGCCACCTTCACTATCTCTTTATCGCGAGAAATTCGTATCGTCGAGAGATCAACTGCACGGAACACGACTCgtggaagaaaacaaaattcacAAGAATGGACTACCGCGCGTAATCAAAATTCTTATGatttttactattgttacgCGATTTTATGAAAGATTGAAATTGCTATTGTTCCGACgggaaatctctctctctctctctctctctctctctctctctctatttctttctttacatctCGTAATTTTATCGTTCCCTTTCTTTTACACGATTACATCAAACCGGTTAGCACAGGCGGCCAGACCCATTCCAATGCATTTACGATCCAAAAAATTACACAGTAacgttatttatctttttttttgtttctttagtGTAACACGTACGGCATATCGTTAGTTAACGTTACGTTATTTATGTACTATGTATTTACAATCACATGAATCGTAGATATTCTATACGTatcgttcgtttctctctctctctctctctctttctcttactgaatatttttcttcaatcgCCGTTTCCTTCGTTACACGCTACTAAATACATCAGCCGACATCCTACGATCTTCTCGTGACACTTTCGCGACGATGCCCTCTCTTCGTCGAAGGGATCGTAACTTTCCGTTGGATGTACGTCTCTCCTTTACTCGACGAGCTGAAACTTGTTCAATACTCAACACCATTGTGCAACGTATTTGCGcgcgtacacatatacatatacatatacatatatatatatatatatttatctgctccgtttgtatatatatagatacctatatatatatagatatatatattcatttatatatatatatatataatattataaaaaacagTACTCTTTCTAATACTCGCGAGAATTAAGGGAAACTCACGAAAGGGCTCAATCGACAGAAAAAGAGTCCTCTTCTCAAAAAGCTGTATATCCGTCCTTGTCATTGTAGTAGCCGTCCGTGCGGATCGCGAGATACAAGATGAAaaccgtttctttcttttctcattccaTCAATGAATCGATTGTTAAATGATAATAgtcaaatgagaaaaaaagaaaaaaaaaaagagaaaagaaaagaaaagaaaaaagcaagagaTTTGACAACCTTTATACTACTAAAatcgcacgcacgcacgcacggtTACATGACACATTTCGATGTTTCGTGTTTATACTCAATGCGCTTTTTTACAGACCATCACATTCTCGTGGATCGATACGAGagaatcatttcattttctattttttttttctccatcttcCTCCGTCCTGCACGCTAAGTCTTTACGATAAATCTTCGTCCgagaacagagaaagaaattaaaacgcGTTTCTTTTcaaggaattttttttccaatgaaaaagattaattatatgatGACTTTAATTAAACGCCACGAACTTTTCGATCTCGTCGACTTTGATTAGCTTCGAGCGAAGATCACGAAAACGATCTCGGAAAAAGATCTGATATGAAGGGTCGACATCGACATTTGATAtgaacgtttttcttttttggttaaTTAGAGGTGCTCGTCGTTTTCGtatcgataaatcgatttcGCTCTCGGATAAAAAAGATCTTGCCGTAGGATGGTTCGACTCGTTCGACGTTTTTGGCGTTACGTCTAATCCATCATCGAAGACGGAGGGAGGATTTTCTCGGCCCGATTgctaaagaaaacaaaaaagaaaagcaagtaAAAAGGTTTGTAGTCGCTACGTTCTCTCGCTACGATCCTGGAATGAAAACGGTATGGACGTCGAGTATAGACACGCTTTGCTAATCGATCGCTatggaaatataattaatcacaTTGTCTTTACAAGTTTCATCGAACAAGTTTCAATTCTTTCGAGTGCCGTGGACGAAGTTTCTTTTGTCTTACATCATTCTctgtttgtttctctctctctctctctctctctctctctctctctcttgcactcTTTCGCATTATTTCACGTTATCCTTCCATCGTTAACTACCGCCGACTCGTGACTTCATCTGGTCGGTAATTAACAGAAACTACGAAACCCTTCGATGACCTCGACAGGACCTCCACGATCGTTCTAGTGACGCGCGATCATCGATTATCGGTGTTGGGGGGAGGGGGGCATCTCGTTATCGAGATCTTTAtactgcttctttttttcttttttctttttcttttttttttttatatttctttgaacTTTCTCGACAAAGACAAGAGCACGAAAACGGGAAGATCGTGATAAATATAGCGTCTAAagcaaaggaaataataatgatcgttgTGCCATCGGTACGCTTCGcggatatataatttttcgttGCTGAATTTggcttctttcttcgttcattttctttttaaaaatagaacGTAGGCTTATAGTCCGTCCGTagtttattgaaataatgaaattggcCACGATCCTCGCGTAATACGTCCTCGTATACAAGGTAGCCGGCCCGTGAGAAGTCACGGCCTGCTCAAGAAACTCGTGCGAATCCAACGAAAAATCGTCACGAGTTATTTAATACCTAAGATACTAACGGCCGGATCATACTGTCTCGATAGACGAAATGCATCTCTAATAATTTTAGAATTTCATCCCGCGGAAAGAATTTTGGACCTTGATATTGCTGATAGATTGACAAGACTGTAACTTGAAAGGGTTACTCTATAAATATGCAATATCTTGGTACCAAGATTGTTTGCTCTTTTCTacccctttcctttttctatgtttttccctgtttctttttttttttttagaccaTTATTCTCCGAATGAATCGCCACTCCAACGAACGATCAACAATTaatatctctcactctccGATTATCATTTCGGCTCgcttgcaaaaaaaaaaaaaaaaaaaaagaaaagaaaaagtgagcgGTCAGTCTTCAGCGAcgaaacgatagaaacgatgaTCGTTCTTCTTCGAACTCGTCGATTCtcgtcttcgtttcttttcatctttcgcGTGTCCGTACAAAAGTTTTCGATTCTCTCGAGCCTGCTCTTCTCCTCGAATTCTCGTCAGATCCTAACTTTAACGCTTTTCAAGCTTCTTTTCGATATTGAACGATCGATGGAAATCTttattcctatctctctctctctctctctctctctctctctctctctctctctctctctctctctctctctctctctctctctctctctctctctctccttcccgaGAAATCCCTTCGACGTGAGGTTAAGAGACAAAGCGTTTCATGGCCGAAGATAATCGATTCTCGCGCGCACGCTCGCtagctcgctcgctcgttcgtgcTTGGTCCTTCCCGATGATCCTGATTATCGTTCCGGCATGAAGTAAGATGGATTTTTCGAGTAAAGGACCATGACGGCCAGGAGGACGAGGATGTAGTTTCGACTTCCGTGACTCGAGTAGAGCGTGACCACTCCTACGAACCACCAAAACGTATGACAACCGCAAGGAGCCGAGCTAATTCCCCTTTGGATCGCCGCCGGATGTTCTCCTGAAAATAAACGCTTTCATTTGGTAAATCTTtctaaataagagaaagaaaaaggaagtaacGAATGCCGACTCACCGTTCAAAACATGAAGTTGCACGCTGGCACTGTCCAAATTACTCGGACTGCAGGTATAATTACCGGAATCCTCTCGCCTGGCGTTGCGAATCACGAGGCTGCTAACCGTATCGTGATCGATCCTTTTAGTCTGTATGTCGATCTTACCCTGCTGATAATTGAGAACGCGATCGCCCTCGTGATACCAGAAGACGTAGAACGGCCCCTCGAGAGATTGCTTTATCATGCAACGTATTGCGACCGTGCTTCCAGTTTTCACGTACATGTCCCGGTCTCCCAGGATCTCGATTTTTGGCactaaaatatcaaaaaggTACCGAACGTATTTCCATTATCCATCCTCTCCTGCcgttaaatcatttattaagcatttctttcctttcttcctttttcattttcctttacgATCATTATCGTCGAGGTATCCCTTGAGCGTTAAAAAAGTTTAGCGTTCGTCTTAACGATCGAACGCGGCAAACTTTTTCATCG
The genomic region above belongs to Vespa crabro chromosome 2, iyVesCrab1.2, whole genome shotgun sequence and contains:
- the LOC124432867 gene encoding neurotrimin-like, whose product is MRRSSYVNYYVLCLVCWILLGITGVSTRSHSLVKRFDGIYTGPYFDSNSPTNITAQLGSHAYLPCKVRQLGNKSVSWIRRRDSHILSVDRTMFIPDERFQAIFADASDTWTLQVKYVQARDEGEYECQISTDPKKSHIIKLNIVVPKIEILGDRDMYVKTGSTVAIRCMIKQSLEGPFYVFWYHEGDRVLNYQQGKIDIQTKRIDHDTVSSLVIRNARREDSGNYTCSPSNLDSASVQLHVLNGEHPAAIQRGISSAPCGCHTFWWFVGVVTLYSSHGSRNYILVLLAVMVLYSKNPSYFMPER